The following are encoded in a window of Microcaecilia unicolor chromosome 7, aMicUni1.1, whole genome shotgun sequence genomic DNA:
- the NDUFA1 gene encoding NADH dehydrogenase [ubiquinone] 1 alpha subcomplex subunit 1, whose product MWFEILPSLTIMTICLIIPGVATTQIHRWTNGGKEKRIARYEYQWYLMERDRRVSGVNLYYKSKGLDNVD is encoded by the exons ATGTGGTTTGAGATTCTGCCTAGTTTGACCATCATGACCATTTGTTTAATTATCCCCGGAGTAGCCACTACCCAAATCCACCGCTGGACTAACGGCGGCAAG GAGAAAAGAATTGCACGATATGAGTACCAGTGGTATCTAATGGAAAGAGACAGACGAGTATCGGGTGTTAACCTGTATTACAAATCAAAG